The Treponema medium genome has a window encoding:
- a CDS encoding tetratricopeptide repeat protein, which translates to MSVVIISLFIIIAVVAVVTVVMTGLKGHGTLSIGKKNKAAVIREATKRLAQNPNDSTALLMVGDIYFQDQDWEKAYASYAPLLDQMSGRIPSEQFEISLRYGISALKTDRFVEAKKGLLLAKNINPNHFEINYNLGYIYYIQKEYEKAVPFLRKALLGQPDNVMALKYLGYTLQSLRKYQEALPSLKKVLDVQPDNKEALFAMGECFYEVGSNDQALKIFTHLRVSPEVGPRAALYAGLIRMRAGQLEKAIEDFEIGLKHDSIPLDIMNELRYNLAAARIKTQDLQKALIQLKEIQSISPGYKDVASLIMRYQELNQNKNLHTYLMAGQSEFVGLCRKIVSRFFPNAKVKILDISVLATYTDIVAEIDTSKWADLVIYRFFRSQGSVGELVLRDFHGRIKEMKAGKGICMTAGTFTEEARRFTEGRPLDLFDKNRLNKVLNAIG; encoded by the coding sequence ATGTCTGTTGTAATTATCTCTCTTTTCATCATTATCGCAGTTGTTGCTGTCGTAACGGTTGTTATGACGGGGCTTAAAGGTCACGGAACGTTATCGATCGGCAAAAAAAATAAAGCCGCAGTGATACGCGAGGCAACAAAACGGCTTGCGCAAAATCCGAATGACAGCACCGCTCTTTTAATGGTTGGAGATATATACTTTCAGGATCAAGATTGGGAAAAAGCCTATGCTTCGTATGCGCCGCTTTTGGATCAGATGAGTGGGCGTATTCCGTCGGAGCAATTTGAAATCAGCTTACGGTACGGTATCAGCGCACTGAAAACAGACCGATTCGTAGAAGCTAAGAAAGGGCTTTTACTGGCAAAAAATATCAATCCCAATCATTTTGAGATAAATTATAACCTCGGATATATTTACTATATTCAAAAAGAATATGAAAAAGCGGTTCCGTTTTTGCGGAAAGCCCTGCTTGGTCAGCCCGATAACGTGATGGCGTTAAAATATCTTGGCTATACGCTTCAAAGTTTACGAAAATATCAAGAGGCACTTCCCAGTCTGAAAAAAGTATTGGATGTGCAGCCGGATAATAAAGAAGCACTTTTTGCGATGGGGGAATGCTTTTATGAAGTCGGTTCAAATGATCAGGCTTTAAAGATATTCACTCATTTGCGGGTATCTCCCGAAGTAGGACCGCGCGCTGCGCTCTATGCGGGTTTAATACGGATGCGTGCAGGTCAATTAGAAAAGGCAATCGAAGATTTTGAAATCGGCTTAAAACATGACAGCATCCCGTTGGATATCATGAATGAACTGCGCTATAATTTAGCTGCTGCGCGGATTAAGACGCAGGACTTGCAAAAAGCACTGATTCAATTAAAGGAAATTCAGAGCATCAGTCCGGGATATAAAGATGTCGCATCTCTTATTATGCGCTATCAGGAATTAAATCAGAATAAAAATCTCCATACATATTTGATGGCAGGACAAAGTGAATTTGTCGGATTATGCCGCAAAATCGTTTCGCGTTTCTTTCCTAACGCTAAAGTGAAGATACTTGATATCAGCGTTCTTGCAACCTATACCGATATTGTTGCTGAAATTGATACTTCTAAATGGGCGGATCTCGTGATATACCGTTTCTTCCGGTCACAAGGCTCGGTTGGTGAGCTGGTACTGCGCGATTTTCACGGTAGGATTAAAGAGATGAAGGCCGGTAAGGGGATTTGTATGACTGCCGGTACCTTTACCGAAGAAGCACGCCGCTTTACGGAAGGTCGCCCGCTGGATCTTTTTGATAAGAACCGCTTGAACAAAGTCTTAAACGCAATCGGATAG
- a CDS encoding Na+/H+ antiporter NhaC family protein — protein sequence MLELCILLLFSVSLIICVILHYSILYALIFGYALFFAFGLIKGKTRKEMLCYSFRGILTVKNILIIFVLIGCITAIWRACGTIAFIVYYASMFAVPQAMVLICFLLCCFVSFLMGTAFGSAATIGVICMTLANSMNIPVIYAGGAVISGIFFGDRCSPMSSGAHLISGLTHTDVFNNIKMMVKTALIPFIVTAVLYGIIGIIINPSAGNSIIETIINSGTESNMTFRIFTDYYNLSLFTTIPAVIIILFSLFKIDVKITMAISCLAGLFCAGFLQHIQVAELIKIVFFGFHPQDTELAKLMAGGGIVSMIRVSAIICISSCYSGMFKGTHFFDGMQRIMRWLSSRITVFGSVLTASVFASAIACNQTLAIMLTHQVCDDLIEDKNILASYLENTAVVVAPLMPWSIAVSVPLTSIGAPATVLLAAFFLYLIPLWNLFLEIRQSKRLSNLEDCRS from the coding sequence ATGCTCGAATTATGTATTCTATTGCTGTTTTCCGTCAGTTTAATTATCTGCGTTATTCTTCACTATTCAATTTTATATGCACTGATATTCGGCTATGCGCTCTTCTTTGCATTTGGTCTTATCAAAGGCAAAACACGGAAGGAGATGCTTTGCTATTCCTTCCGTGGAATCCTCACCGTAAAAAATATTCTGATAATCTTTGTGCTGATAGGTTGTATCACTGCAATATGGCGTGCATGCGGTACTATCGCCTTTATCGTGTACTATGCGTCTATGTTTGCGGTACCACAGGCTATGGTGCTGATTTGCTTTTTACTATGCTGCTTTGTGTCGTTTTTGATGGGTACCGCCTTCGGAAGCGCCGCCACCATCGGTGTTATCTGTATGACATTGGCAAACAGTATGAATATTCCCGTTATATATGCAGGGGGCGCTGTTATTTCGGGGATATTTTTTGGAGATCGCTGCTCGCCGATGTCGTCGGGAGCGCATCTCATCAGCGGATTAACGCATACTGATGTCTTCAATAATATCAAAATGATGGTGAAAACCGCACTTATCCCCTTTATCGTAACAGCTGTTCTGTATGGCATCATCGGGATTATCATCAATCCCAGCGCGGGAAATAGTATTATTGAGACTATCATTAATTCCGGCACAGAAAGCAATATGACTTTCCGTATCTTCACCGATTATTACAACCTTTCGCTTTTTACGACTATCCCTGCTGTTATCATCATCCTTTTTTCGTTATTTAAAATCGATGTAAAAATAACGATGGCGATAAGCTGCCTTGCAGGGTTGTTCTGCGCCGGATTTTTGCAGCATATACAGGTGGCAGAGCTGATAAAAATAGTCTTTTTCGGTTTTCATCCTCAAGATACGGAACTGGCAAAACTTATGGCCGGCGGAGGGATTGTTTCGATGATACGGGTATCTGCAATTATCTGCATTTCGTCTTGTTATTCGGGAATGTTTAAGGGAACTCATTTTTTCGATGGAATGCAGCGAATTATGCGGTGGCTCAGCAGCCGTATTACCGTATTCGGCAGTGTTCTTACCGCCTCCGTATTTGCTTCGGCGATTGCCTGCAATCAAACATTGGCGATTATGCTGACTCATCAAGTGTGTGATGATCTTATAGAAGATAAAAACATCCTTGCATCTTACTTGGAGAATACCGCCGTTGTCGTAGCGCCGCTGATGCCGTGGTCGATAGCGGTAAGCGTTCCGTTGACTTCAATCGGTGCACCTGCAACAGTGCTTTTAGCGGCCTTTTTTCTTTATTTAATCCCGCTGTGGAATCTTTTTCTTGAAATTCGACAATCGAAAAGATTATCAAATCTTGAAGATTGCCGAAGTTAA
- a CDS encoding metal ABC transporter solute-binding protein, Zn/Mn family translates to MKKLFFTAVCMMFFGIAAVNLFAGGKTEKNMGGKVAVAATFDAMKELTEIVGKDKVYVHTIIPSGVEAHDFEPKAGDLKFLMQAKAVVYNGFGMEPWLTDALHAVKQDTIKTICASNGIKPIELAEGHHHHHHHEDEHDHDDHDEHDHDHDHDDDHDAVDPHAWLSLESAKVMVKNIADGLSEVDPANAAFYKGNAAAFIANADALLAKYRSNFAKVTHRRFVTGHAAFGYLCRDFGLEQNSVEDVFSGGEPSAQQLAKLADYCNQYGIKVVFSENAASPQVSATLAKEVGASVQTIYTIESAEDGLSYMERMTSNIEKIYKSLAQ, encoded by the coding sequence ATGAAGAAATTGTTTTTTACAGCAGTTTGTATGATGTTTTTCGGCATCGCCGCGGTAAACCTGTTTGCCGGCGGAAAAACCGAAAAAAACATGGGAGGAAAAGTTGCCGTTGCAGCAACCTTTGATGCGATGAAGGAACTCACGGAAATTGTGGGTAAAGATAAGGTGTACGTCCATACGATTATCCCGTCGGGAGTTGAAGCTCATGATTTTGAACCCAAGGCAGGGGATTTAAAGTTCTTAATGCAGGCAAAGGCTGTCGTTTACAACGGGTTCGGTATGGAACCGTGGCTTACGGATGCTCTCCATGCGGTAAAGCAGGATACGATAAAGACTATCTGCGCAAGTAACGGTATTAAACCGATCGAACTCGCAGAAGGACACCATCACCACCACCACCACGAAGATGAGCACGATCATGATGACCACGACGAGCACGACCATGATCATGATCATGATGACGACCACGATGCAGTTGATCCTCATGCATGGCTGAGCCTTGAATCCGCTAAAGTGATGGTCAAGAATATTGCTGACGGTTTAAGCGAGGTAGATCCCGCAAATGCTGCGTTCTATAAGGGGAATGCCGCAGCTTTTATTGCGAATGCTGATGCGCTTTTAGCAAAATACCGCAGTAATTTTGCTAAAGTAACCCATCGCCGTTTTGTTACCGGACATGCAGCGTTCGGCTATCTTTGCCGTGACTTCGGACTTGAACAGAATAGCGTGGAAGATGTATTTTCTGGCGGAGAACCGAGTGCACAACAATTAGCAAAATTAGCAGATTATTGTAACCAATATGGAATTAAAGTTGTTTTCTCGGAAAATGCGGCAAGTCCGCAAGTTTCGGCAACCTTAGCAAAAGAAGTCGGAGCTTCGGTGCAAACAATCTATACGATTGAGTCGGCTGAGGACGGTTTATCCTATATGGAACGGATGACTTCTAATATAGAAAAAATTTACAAAAGCCTTGCACAGTAA
- a CDS encoding exonuclease SbcCD subunit D, translating to MKLLHTADLHLGKTLHETPLLGVQEKMLDDIHDILTRDDYAALIIAGDVYDRAIPSAEAVSLFSRFLARIREDCPDTAVLIIPGNHDSAQRLAFAREILQNQRIYIAQDTSRLSDPVILTKGTEKLAIYLLPFLNFGAFSEETKEAYHTAGDSQAEMAAVASHILKQAVPPGIPALLAAHLFTIGGQSSSSERTFIGTAEYVNPDLFSFFDYVALGHLHRCQRITDRMYYSGSPLPYSFDESDDTKCVLSIDIDCIPKQNTAGKQNKAKVRAELFDTETAKAHAELFDAEITNSRTELFDAENLQPAIDGTKAPLNIERIPIISERPLKRLEGNFEEFFTGNRYDEWSGCYLEITLNDAEVIAHPMQLLRQKFPFLLSIRQKSFMNREQQDGDEQLTLRERTAEDPLTLAENFSRFEIVINGEANQMKQELFEQLCKEAIDET from the coding sequence ATGAAACTGCTCCATACCGCCGATTTGCATTTGGGAAAGACGCTGCACGAAACGCCGCTACTCGGTGTGCAGGAAAAAATGTTGGACGACATTCACGATATTCTTACACGGGACGACTATGCAGCGCTGATTATCGCAGGCGATGTGTATGACCGTGCTATTCCTTCGGCGGAGGCGGTTTCGCTTTTCAGTCGGTTTCTTGCACGGATACGGGAGGATTGTCCCGATACGGCGGTACTTATCATTCCCGGCAACCACGACTCCGCGCAGCGGCTCGCCTTTGCTCGCGAGATACTGCAAAACCAGCGTATCTATATTGCACAGGATACAAGCAGGCTTTCCGATCCGGTTATTCTTACCAAGGGCACGGAAAAACTTGCGATATACCTGCTCCCGTTTTTAAACTTTGGTGCCTTTTCGGAAGAAACAAAAGAAGCGTATCATACGGCAGGGGATTCTCAGGCGGAAATGGCGGCGGTTGCATCGCACATACTGAAACAAGCGGTACCGCCGGGCATACCCGCACTGTTAGCGGCGCACCTTTTTACCATCGGCGGGCAGAGTTCCTCCAGCGAGCGCACTTTTATCGGTACGGCTGAATATGTCAATCCCGACCTTTTTTCTTTTTTCGATTATGTTGCGCTCGGACACCTGCACCGCTGCCAACGGATAACCGACAGAATGTATTATTCGGGTTCGCCCCTCCCCTACTCCTTTGATGAATCGGATGATACCAAGTGCGTTCTTTCAATAGATATTGACTGTATACCGAAACAAAATACCGCCGGAAAGCAAAACAAAGCGAAAGTTAGAGCGGAACTCTTCGATACTGAGACAGCTAAAGCTCATGCGGAGCTTTTCGATGCGGAGATAACGAACTCCCGCACAGAACTGTTTGATGCGGAGAACCTCCAGCCTGCTATAGACGGCACAAAGGCTCCGCTCAACATTGAGCGGATACCCATCATTTCAGAGCGCCCGCTCAAACGGCTTGAAGGCAATTTTGAAGAGTTTTTTACCGGAAACCGCTACGACGAATGGAGCGGCTGCTATCTGGAAATCACCCTGAACGATGCCGAGGTTATTGCACACCCGATGCAGCTGCTGCGGCAAAAATTTCCGTTTTTGCTGAGTATCCGGCAAAAGAGTTTTATGAATCGGGAACAGCAGGATGGAGACGAGCAGCTGACACTCCGCGAACGGACGGCTGAAGACCCGCTCACGTTAGCCGAAAATTTTAGCCGGTTTGAAATCGTTATTAACGGCGAGGCGAACCAAATGAAGCAGGAGCTTTTTGAACAGCTCTGCAAAGAGGCTATTGATGAGACCTAA
- a CDS encoding AAA family ATPase, which produces MRPKELILHNIGPFTGEHTVNFDSLGSLFLIYGQTGAGKTTLFDAISYAFYGKPLGGRSGVMRNLRSHFADDYAVSDVILTFFIGAQMYRIKRQLPYTKEGRKLETPEEVSLECYENGSWENRSSTNKRETDASIQNLIKLSDKEFSRIVLLPQGEFAQFLRAQSSDKKETLMHLFPIKRYSDLMQEAKLRADMLQQEAHTIEANLETLHTRFVYHRYESDRAELLNEIDRIRDEHGGVLTDLQTKNTELEQEKILAEKRKELERVTEELEACRVREEDIRNLKAKIEKAQRAAPLAVHVNQLLELEAACAADERQIREKRERMEELTARMNTLQERHNEITAKEQQRDSLYAVIDSLRKAAVLEQEIGAEQVEEDNLKRAAAAAQAQLQRIEAQLAAVTEKTAILAPAVDALDEREHAYRSLQSRLDIEKQLHDMLCKQEQLATFLHSYAQAADNARKQLAEITRDCDIQTEQINRIEEEKKAAERQRAAAALAEHLEEGSPCPVCGSVHHPAPAQEAAESAFSFDERIETAKRSAAKLQHEKEKAQTALAGAEASYTNYQKQIDERVAAAADLQLRYKECSAVPFPEGKDAAECRIKETAQQINEAVQAYNASRKAFAEHKTLEEEARRLQRERQECTQQHHSAEQRLSGVSAALQEKRRQFDQAFSQLPENLRSVQLSADTEILDKQGTGGKTEVPDAPVGNTAPEQYEVPDAETALEQCEALLQELKLTINAYHTDVSEATQNLERIRGELSTAETHGQERAQQRSEKTAQLEAAYIKEGFADLEDLQQAVCSEPEVAQWKTEIDTFYEQYAAYKQAAAGLEKDVTATEPRDLDELETAVEALRQRYDEIQARLEVLNTEKAKLEELHAQHTELTKALAVKTAEAQNWVALAKDLCGSNPRKLQFDTWILSAFLHEVTVFANKRLERMSEGRYRLAVSEEHGAGNAYRGLDLEIADAYTGKCRPSATLSGGETFMASISLALGLADSIQARAGGIRIDSMFIDEGFGSLDEKALENAVSILDEIRGNRMVGIISHVSELQSRIPQKIEVIKTGTGSSIRQGKP; this is translated from the coding sequence ATGAGACCTAAAGAACTGATACTGCACAACATCGGCCCTTTTACCGGCGAGCATACCGTCAACTTTGACAGCCTCGGCTCCCTCTTTTTAATCTACGGACAAACCGGCGCCGGAAAGACCACACTCTTTGACGCCATTTCCTACGCCTTCTACGGAAAGCCGCTCGGCGGAAGATCGGGCGTTATGCGGAACTTGCGGAGCCACTTTGCGGACGACTATGCAGTCTCCGATGTCATACTCACCTTTTTTATCGGAGCGCAGATGTACCGAATAAAACGGCAGCTGCCGTATACCAAAGAAGGCCGGAAACTGGAAACACCGGAAGAAGTCTCCCTCGAATGCTACGAAAACGGCAGCTGGGAAAACCGCTCATCGACTAACAAGCGGGAAACCGATGCTTCAATCCAAAACCTGATTAAACTTTCCGACAAAGAGTTCAGCCGCATCGTCCTTTTGCCGCAGGGAGAATTTGCTCAGTTTTTGCGGGCACAGTCGAGCGATAAAAAAGAGACGCTGATGCACTTGTTTCCTATTAAACGCTACTCGGATTTGATGCAGGAAGCAAAGCTCCGCGCAGATATGCTGCAACAGGAAGCGCATACAATAGAAGCAAACCTTGAAACCTTGCATACCCGCTTTGTGTACCACCGTTACGAAAGCGACCGCGCGGAGCTGCTGAACGAAATTGACCGTATCAGGGATGAACACGGCGGCGTTCTTACTGACCTACAGACAAAGAACACCGAGCTTGAGCAGGAAAAAATACTTGCAGAAAAGCGGAAAGAGCTGGAGCGGGTTACCGAAGAGCTGGAAGCATGCCGCGTCCGCGAAGAGGATATCCGCAATTTAAAAGCGAAGATTGAAAAAGCGCAGCGGGCAGCTCCGCTCGCAGTCCACGTAAATCAGCTCCTTGAGTTGGAAGCGGCATGTGCGGCGGACGAGCGGCAGATACGGGAAAAACGGGAACGCATGGAAGAACTGACCGCCCGTATGAACACTTTGCAGGAACGGCACAACGAGATCACCGCAAAAGAACAGCAGCGGGACAGCCTCTATGCCGTCATCGATTCGCTGCGGAAAGCCGCCGTGTTGGAACAGGAAATCGGAGCGGAGCAAGTCGAAGAAGATAACCTGAAACGCGCCGCTGCTGCCGCCCAAGCGCAACTGCAACGCATCGAAGCACAGCTCGCCGCCGTTACGGAAAAAACCGCCATCCTTGCTCCCGCCGTCGATGCGCTTGACGAGCGGGAACACGCCTACCGCAGCCTGCAAAGTCGGCTCGACATAGAAAAACAGCTGCACGATATGTTATGCAAACAAGAGCAGCTTGCTACCTTTTTGCACAGCTATGCGCAGGCTGCGGATAATGCGCGGAAACAGCTTGCGGAGATCACTCGCGACTGTGATATTCAAACGGAACAAATCAATAGAATAGAAGAAGAAAAAAAAGCGGCGGAACGGCAGCGTGCAGCGGCAGCGCTTGCGGAACACCTCGAAGAAGGAAGCCCCTGCCCCGTCTGCGGTTCGGTACATCACCCCGCACCGGCTCAAGAAGCTGCAGAAAGTGCGTTCAGCTTTGACGAGCGGATAGAAACGGCAAAACGGAGCGCAGCAAAACTGCAACATGAAAAAGAAAAAGCGCAGACGGCGCTCGCCGGTGCGGAGGCTTCGTATACAAATTATCAAAAACAAATAGACGAACGGGTAGCAGCGGCGGCTGATTTACAGCTGCGGTATAAAGAATGCAGCGCGGTTCCCTTTCCGGAAGGAAAGGATGCGGCGGAATGCCGCATTAAGGAAACCGCTCAGCAGATCAACGAGGCGGTGCAAGCGTACAACGCATCCCGCAAAGCCTTTGCCGAACACAAAACACTGGAAGAAGAAGCCCGCCGTTTGCAGCGGGAGCGGCAGGAATGTACGCAGCAGCACCATAGCGCGGAACAACGCTTAAGCGGAGTTTCTGCCGCGCTGCAAGAAAAACGCCGCCAGTTTGACCAAGCTTTTTCTCAACTACCCGAAAATCTGCGCAGCGTTCAGCTGAGCGCGGATACGGAAATTTTAGACAAACAGGGAACCGGCGGCAAAACCGAAGTTCCCGATGCCCCTGTCGGCAATACTGCACCGGAGCAATACGAAGTCCCCGATGCGGAAACCGCGTTGGAGCAATGCGAAGCGCTGCTGCAAGAGCTCAAACTGACTATCAACGCCTACCATACCGATGTTTCAGAAGCAACGCAAAACCTTGAACGGATCCGCGGAGAATTGTCTACAGCGGAAACGCACGGACAGGAACGTGCACAGCAGCGCAGCGAAAAAACGGCACAACTCGAAGCCGCGTATATAAAAGAAGGTTTTGCCGATTTGGAGGATCTGCAGCAAGCCGTGTGCAGCGAACCGGAAGTTGCGCAGTGGAAAACCGAAATCGACACCTTTTATGAGCAGTACGCGGCATACAAGCAGGCGGCGGCCGGATTGGAAAAAGACGTTACCGCGACGGAGCCGCGCGACCTCGATGAGCTGGAAACTGCCGTCGAAGCCCTGCGCCAACGGTATGATGAAATACAGGCGCGGCTCGAAGTCCTCAATACGGAGAAAGCAAAGCTGGAGGAGCTGCACGCCCAGCATACGGAACTGACAAAAGCCCTCGCAGTCAAAACAGCGGAGGCGCAAAACTGGGTAGCCCTTGCAAAAGACCTCTGCGGCAGCAATCCGCGAAAACTCCAGTTCGACACGTGGATTCTTTCCGCCTTTTTGCACGAAGTAACCGTGTTTGCAAATAAGCGGCTTGAGCGGATGAGCGAGGGACGGTACCGGCTTGCAGTCAGTGAAGAGCACGGCGCAGGGAACGCATACCGAGGCCTCGACTTGGAAATCGCCGACGCCTACACCGGTAAATGCCGCCCCTCTGCGACCCTCTCCGGCGGGGAAACCTTTATGGCCTCCATCAGCCTTGCGCTCGGCCTTGCCGATTCCATTCAGGCACGGGCAGGCGGCATCAGAATAGATTCGATGTTCATCGACGAAGGCTTCGGGTCACTTGACGAAAAAGCCTTGGAAAACGCTGTCAGCATCTTAGACGAAATACGCGGGAACCGGATGGTCGGCATCATCTCGCATGTCAGCGAACTGCAAAGCCGCATCCCGCAAAAGATTGAAGTGATAAAAACCGGAACGGGTTCGTCCATCCGACAAGGAAAACCTTAA
- a CDS encoding efflux RND transporter permease subunit, with the protein MNLKNALVKRLYKHPRIILGIILGITLFFALQLPRIRFDNNNFRFIPESDPSRIADAEMAKIFGDSVPLLIGIQRHYSTVVDREFLEKMQELDKQLLALPLVKNVVSLTTTTHIEAADDSIVNEKLVPERLTGSPEELKTITERLRSMDTYNRSLVSDDLKATQSIIFLNIKQEESGSPETVSVCREIMRITEEWDFPDSVTYVTGAPVFSEIVNEATSHDLMFLVPIVVIIVAGVLFFSFRRFTGVFLPLLTVIISCIWAIGAMALLQIPLTILSTVLPVILIAVGSAYGIHVINHYFDEVTQSKEISRETHSAQIVEAMSRVIPPVFLAALTTFAGFVSFCFTSVVPIFEFGIFSSFGVLSAFIVAVTLIPAILILRGPRNPTIGGRFGAKSSHSGIIDRIIADTLMIVHAHKRSVLLVSLGCIIFAGLGISKLVIDNVLMEYFEPDVQVVKADPFIRENFGGSKLLNLVIKGTKQGDVIRPDVLQAIDSLAEYAEENIPEVGKITSLADVIKRFNQVYNADAPAAGLAATGHTPQSSSDGQTAATSTVVSGANSTEKEEDSFGDFGDFGDADSSWGFDDVDTWSDSEPSASASGKAGYAAMETQKEPVYTFSEIIEKLAEAQTARRGRYVSATEVIDALKKDVNYKGAAYYEIPTDPHKYGKETQEELTALIQNYLLLMAGNVQDFIDDTYTPTTLKVNIQLRTLGQQDSEQALQAIMAYVKDNFPKDISVEPNGSMFIEQSLNTLVVQSQLISVAVSFGIVFLILAVYYRSIIAGIIGIIPLMISVALNFGFMGIVGIKLNIGTAMVASFAIGIGIDYTIHYLAAYHHEYTKRRDDRNFLIHTFYGSGKAILFNAVSVGAGFAVLMLSKFNMLSELGLLIALVMGTSSFASLTVLPTILSIVKPRFITKPLPEDSVEP; encoded by the coding sequence ATGAATTTGAAAAACGCACTGGTTAAAAGACTATACAAACATCCGCGTATTATTTTAGGCATTATCCTCGGCATCACGCTCTTCTTTGCATTGCAGCTTCCGCGTATCCGATTTGATAATAATAATTTCCGCTTTATACCGGAAAGCGATCCCTCTCGAATAGCGGATGCCGAAATGGCAAAGATATTCGGCGATTCGGTGCCGCTCCTGATCGGAATCCAACGACACTATTCGACGGTCGTTGATCGAGAATTTTTAGAAAAAATGCAAGAGCTGGATAAACAATTGCTTGCATTACCGCTTGTAAAAAATGTCGTTTCGCTTACGACAACAACCCATATCGAAGCGGCAGATGATTCAATTGTGAACGAAAAACTTGTGCCGGAACGCTTAACCGGTTCGCCGGAAGAATTGAAGACAATTACCGAACGGCTCCGTTCGATGGACACCTATAATCGAAGCTTGGTTTCCGATGATTTAAAAGCCACACAGTCTATTATCTTCCTTAACATAAAACAGGAAGAAAGCGGATCCCCGGAAACGGTTTCCGTATGCCGTGAAATAATGCGCATCACGGAGGAATGGGACTTCCCAGACTCCGTTACCTACGTCACCGGCGCACCGGTTTTTAGCGAAATTGTCAATGAAGCGACCAGTCATGATTTAATGTTTCTTGTCCCTATCGTCGTCATCATCGTGGCGGGCGTCTTATTTTTTTCGTTTAGAAGATTTACCGGCGTATTTTTACCGCTGCTCACCGTTATTATTTCATGCATTTGGGCAATCGGTGCAATGGCATTGTTGCAAATTCCGTTAACCATTCTTTCGACGGTACTACCCGTTATTCTGATTGCCGTTGGCAGCGCTTATGGTATTCATGTTATCAATCACTATTTTGATGAAGTAACGCAGAGCAAGGAAATCTCTCGGGAAACGCATTCGGCGCAGATTGTCGAAGCTATGTCGCGGGTTATTCCGCCTGTCTTTTTAGCAGCACTTACAACCTTTGCAGGCTTTGTATCGTTCTGCTTTACGAGCGTTGTCCCGATTTTCGAGTTTGGAATATTTTCGAGCTTTGGCGTACTTTCGGCCTTTATTGTTGCGGTAACGCTTATCCCTGCAATTCTTATTTTACGGGGACCGCGTAATCCGACCATCGGCGGCCGCTTTGGGGCAAAATCGAGCCACAGCGGTATTATCGATCGGATTATTGCCGATACACTGATGATTGTTCATGCACATAAACGCAGTGTACTTTTGGTCAGTCTCGGTTGTATTATTTTTGCCGGTTTGGGGATTTCAAAACTCGTTATCGACAACGTATTAATGGAATACTTTGAACCGGATGTACAGGTTGTCAAAGCCGATCCGTTTATCCGAGAAAATTTTGGCGGTTCAAAATTACTGAACTTAGTTATCAAGGGTACGAAACAGGGAGATGTTATTCGCCCCGATGTGTTGCAGGCAATCGATTCTCTTGCCGAGTATGCGGAAGAAAATATCCCCGAAGTAGGAAAAATTACCTCGCTGGCGGACGTTATTAAACGGTTCAATCAAGTGTATAATGCGGATGCTCCGGCAGCAGGACTGGCAGCTACAGGGCATACTCCCCAGTCGTCCTCCGACGGACAAACAGCTGCTACCTCGACTGTAGTTTCCGGTGCGAACTCCACCGAAAAAGAAGAAGATTCGTTTGGCGATTTCGGCGACTTCGGAGATGCAGACAGCTCATGGGGTTTTGATGATGTTGACACATGGAGTGATTCGGAGCCATCCGCCTCGGCTTCCGGTAAAGCAGGGTACGCTGCAATGGAAACACAAAAAGAACCGGTGTATACTTTTTCTGAAATCATCGAAAAACTTGCCGAGGCTCAAACAGCCCGCCGCGGCAGATATGTTTCCGCGACCGAGGTGATCGATGCATTAAAGAAGGATGTCAATTATAAAGGCGCTGCCTACTACGAAATTCCTACGGATCCTCACAAATACGGCAAAGAAACTCAGGAAGAGCTTACCGCGCTTATTCAAAACTACCTACTTCTTATGGCGGGCAATGTACAGGATTTTATCGACGATACATATACCCCAACCACGCTTAAAGTAAATATCCAACTGCGGACACTCGGTCAACAAGACAGCGAACAGGCCTTGCAAGCAATCATGGCATACGTTAAGGATAATTTTCCCAAGGATATATCCGTAGAGCCGAACGGTTCAATGTTTATCGAACAGTCGTTAAATACCCTTGTGGTGCAATCCCAGCTGATTTCCGTTGCGGTGTCGTTCGGCATTGTGTTTTTAATTTTAGCGGTCTATTACCGCTCCATTATCGCGGGTATTATCGGCATTATCCCGCTGATGATTTCCGTTGCGTTGAATTTCGGCTTTATGGGAATCGTTGGTATAAAACTCAATATCGGTACGGCAATGGTGGCAAGTTTTGCAATCGGTATCGGTATCGATTATACCATCCACTATTTAGCCGCCTATCACCATGAATATACCAAACGACGTGACGACCGGAATTTCCTTATCCACACGTTCTACGGTTCCGGTAAGGCAATTTTGTTTAATGCGGTGTCGGTCGGTGCAGGATTCGCCGTTTTAATGCTTTCAAAGTTTAATATGCTGTCCGAACTCGGTCTATTGATTGCGTTGGTGATGGGTACCAGCTCTTTTGCAAGCTTAACGGTACTACCGACCATCCTTTCAATTGTAAAGCCGCGGTTTATCACCAAGCCGCTACCGGAGGATAGTGTAGAGCCGTAG